The genomic interval TGCGACTGTCATCCGATCACATCCGTCGTGAATTCGATCCGTTTGCCTCGGCGCTGCACCATCTCTCCCCTCAGCGGAGACAAAAGCTACTGCGTGAAGCGCAGACTGTCAACGTGCTCAAGACAGGAGCACGTGGAAGGATCCGGCGGGAACGCTTGGGTGACGGAATGCGGCCACCAGAGCCGACCGATTACCCACGACCGGCTGGTGCAGCGCCGACTGTCGGTTCGACTTGCCCGCGTGCCCCTGGAGCCTGCCTCGGTTGCGGCTGCGCCATCTCCAGCGGCGACCATCCACCACCCAGCGCCTTGTAGAGTTGCACCACCGAGACGAGTTGCAACCGATGCGTGCCGGTCAGAGCGAGTTCGGCTTCAAACAGATTCCGTTGCGCGACCAAGACATCCAGGTAGTTGGCCAGTCCGCCTTTATACCGAAGATTCGCCAACCTCAGGGCCGACCGCAAGGCATCGACCTGCTGTGCCTGTGCATCCCGTTGGTCACGCGCCGTGTGCACCGCCACCAACGCATCTTCCACTTCGCGAAACGCGACCAGCACCGCCTGTTCATATCGCGCCAGCGCCTCCCGGCCCTGCGCTTCGGCGGCGTCCTGCTGAAATCCCAGGATCTGCGCATTCAGCAACGGTCCGACCAGCCCCGGCCCGACCACCCCAAACGCTGTCTCATTGCCAACGAGACGCGACAACTGCGGACTGGCCACACCCAACATGCCGGTGATGCTCAGCTTGGGGAATCGATCCGCCTTGGCCACGCCGATCCTCGCCGTAGCCGCTGCCAATTCCTGTTCGGCTTGCACGAGATCAGGCCGGCGCTGGAGCAACTCGGACGGCAGACCTGCCGGCACCTCCGGCGGCAACACCTGCTCCGTCAAAGAACGGCCCCGCGCCACCGGCCCCGGCGGTCGCCCGAGCAGGACGCTGAGCTGATTCTCTTTCTGCACCATCTGCCTGGTGAGCTCCGCGGCCCGAGCCGCAGCATTGGCCCGTTCCGCCTCAAACTGATCCGCATCGATACGCGAAATCATCCCCTGGCGAAGTCGCGCGTCGGCGATCCGCACCGATTCCTCCCAGGACTTCAGCGTTCGCTGCGCAACCCCGAGCTGCATATCGAACTGCAACAACTCGAAGTAGGCCTCCGCAACGCCGCTCACCAGCTGGAGCACGACCGCACGTCGCGCGTCTTCCCTCGCGAGTAGATCGCCCCTCGCAGCCTCATTCGAC from Nitrospira sp. carries:
- a CDS encoding efflux transporter outer membrane subunit; protein product: MRTLAFSMTLFVLAGCAVGPDYSRPDLQVPTGFRMAMSDGETESFVNLPWWDLLQDEELRRLIRIALAENRDLQRAVASVEEFQSRLFISTMEFAPKADVTANAPAFGRKANFLFPGFPNPFNYYLQGNLSWELDIWGRVRRSNEAARGDLLAREDARRAVVLQLVSGVAEAYFELLQFDMQLGVAQRTLKSWEESVRIADARLRQGMISRIDADQFEAERANAAARAAELTRQMVQKENQLSVLLGRPPGPVARGRSLTEQVLPPEVPAGLPSELLQRRPDLVQAEQELAAATARIGVAKADRFPKLSITGMLGVASPQLSRLVGNETAFGVVGPGLVGPLLNAQILGFQQDAAEAQGREALARYEQAVLVAFREVEDALVAVHTARDQRDAQAQQVDALRSALRLANLRYKGGLANYLDVLVAQRNLFEAELALTGTHRLQLVSVVQLYKALGGGWSPLEMAQPQPRQAPGARGQVEPTVGAAPAGRG